A stretch of the Streptomyces venezuelae genome encodes the following:
- the galE gene encoding UDP-glucose 4-epimerase GalE, which produces MSKYLVTGGAGYVGSVVAAHLLEAGHEVTVLDNLSTGFRAGVPAGAAFIEADIKDAARHLDSSYEAVLHFAAFSQVGESVVNPGKYWDNNVGGTMALLAAMREAGVRKLVFSSTAATYGEPEATPITETMPTAPTNPYGASKLAVDHMITGECAAHGLAAVSLRYFNVAGAYGQYGERHDPESHLIPLVLQVALGQREAISVFGDDYPTPDGTCIRDYIHVADLAEAHLLALDGAAEGAHLICNLGNGNGFSVREVIETVRKVTGHEIPEVVSARRAGDPAVLVASARTAHDKLGWTPRRPDLAGIVADAWEFTRRRQAEQV; this is translated from the coding sequence GTGAGCAAGTATCTGGTCACCGGCGGCGCCGGCTACGTGGGCAGCGTGGTCGCGGCCCACCTTCTGGAAGCCGGCCACGAGGTCACCGTCCTCGACAACCTCTCCACCGGCTTCCGGGCCGGGGTCCCCGCCGGTGCGGCCTTCATCGAGGCCGACATCAAGGACGCCGCCCGGCACCTCGACTCCTCCTACGAGGCGGTGCTGCACTTCGCGGCCTTCTCGCAGGTCGGCGAGTCCGTGGTCAACCCGGGCAAGTACTGGGACAACAACGTCGGCGGCACCATGGCGCTGCTGGCCGCGATGCGCGAGGCCGGGGTCCGCAAGCTGGTCTTCTCCTCCACCGCCGCCACCTACGGCGAGCCGGAGGCCACCCCCATCACCGAGACCATGCCGACCGCGCCGACCAACCCGTACGGCGCGTCCAAGCTGGCCGTGGACCACATGATCACCGGCGAGTGCGCGGCCCATGGCCTGGCCGCGGTCTCGCTGCGCTACTTCAACGTGGCGGGCGCCTACGGCCAGTACGGCGAGCGGCACGACCCGGAGAGCCACCTCATCCCGCTGGTCCTCCAGGTGGCCCTGGGGCAGCGCGAGGCGATCTCGGTGTTCGGCGACGACTACCCGACCCCGGACGGCACCTGCATCCGCGACTACATCCACGTCGCGGACCTGGCCGAGGCCCACCTGCTGGCCCTGGACGGGGCCGCCGAGGGTGCGCACCTGATCTGCAACCTGGGCAACGGCAACGGCTTCTCGGTGCGCGAGGTCATCGAGACCGTCCGCAAGGTCACCGGGCACGAGATCCCCGAGGTGGTCTCCGCGCGCCGGGCCGGCGACCCGGCCGTACTGGTCGCCTCCGCCCGGACCGCCCACGACAAGCTCGGCTGGACCCCGCGGCGCCCGGACCTCGCCGGCATCGTCGCGGACGCCTGGGAGTTCACCCGGCGCCGTCAGGCCGAGCAGGTCTGA
- a CDS encoding response regulator transcription factor has protein sequence MGVRVMVVDEHRLLAEALASALKLRGHRVLAAAAPAAGAAELVISRAPEVCLLGTAAPAEPGVFEPVVRIKRERPQIAVVVLGPVPSPRGIAAAFAAGASGYVRQDERIEGVERALAKARAGEVAVAPQLLQGAFAELLNPAAQPDDEAGRLLRLLTPREVEVLVRVAEGEDTRLIAAGMAIAPSTARTHVQRVLMKLGVGSRLEAAALAARTGLLDRAELPPR, from the coding sequence ATGGGCGTACGGGTGATGGTGGTCGACGAGCACCGGCTGCTGGCCGAGGCGCTCGCCTCCGCGCTGAAGCTGCGCGGGCACCGCGTGCTGGCAGCCGCGGCGCCGGCCGCGGGCGCGGCCGAGCTGGTGATCAGCCGGGCCCCCGAGGTCTGCCTGCTGGGCACCGCGGCCCCCGCCGAGCCGGGGGTGTTCGAGCCGGTGGTGCGGATCAAGCGGGAGCGCCCGCAGATCGCCGTGGTGGTCCTGGGCCCGGTGCCCAGCCCGCGCGGCATCGCCGCCGCCTTCGCCGCCGGCGCCTCCGGGTACGTACGGCAGGACGAGCGCATCGAGGGTGTGGAGCGGGCCCTGGCCAAGGCCCGGGCCGGGGAGGTCGCGGTGGCCCCGCAGCTGCTCCAGGGGGCCTTCGCCGAACTGCTGAACCCCGCCGCCCAGCCCGACGACGAGGCCGGCCGGCTGCTGCGCCTGCTCACCCCGCGCGAGGTGGAGGTGCTGGTGCGGGTCGCCGAGGGCGAGGACACCCGGCTGATCGCGGCCGGCATGGCCATCGCCCCGAGCACCGCACGCACCCATGTGCAGCGGGTGCTGATGAAGCTGGGCGTGGGCTCCCGGCTGGAAGCCGCCGCCCTGGCCGCCCGCACCGGCCTCCTCGACCGCGCCGAGCTGCCCCCTCGCTAG
- a CDS encoding PQQ-binding-like beta-propeller repeat protein, with protein sequence MSTPPPPPPNQPPQPPNQPPAGGFGAPQEPAPGGFGAPPPLPPTPPQQPAVPPQQPVAPPQPPAAQPGFGAPAQPGQPGQPSYGYPQQSYGYPQTPPPAPGYGFPQGAHTPPPAPMAPVGGGQGTGGNAKRNQLMIIGAAVVAIAVIVAGGVWLASGTDGDEGGTKPVAQGSQSPGGEDKPGGSGGSGGSEKATGKTQSKTLINVEQPKVPADPDGGYNTIGTHGSWLTDSVYAKSDIAKVVGYNLDNGSQKWTIPLPAHICAASPQSSDNKAAILFQDFLPTADKKFPKCSKVGVLDLNAGKLLWSGDAKSTTGGDDKVSFDEVTVSGQTVAAGGTNGGAAWNLADGKVLWEPKVDGQGCFDMGYSGDANGLAVLRKCGRIGNQTLHAQVLDPTTGAPKYSYKMSPGIEWGQIISTKPLVVVSNVNRSAPNATGVSDIFVVDESGNLKTTISLTSGNYDPKCNSTDVQECSKIVVGNGKVYLPSIEHQGTGNAGGPRTNEILSFDLNTGKQTNDRADAGERYTMWPLRMDGSNIIAYKRPPYDKGGQIVSIDGATMKQTVLMVNPDDKDTRRAETQFLPGSEFRYNNGRLFIADDIISNSSSIEKQYLFVSFTTH encoded by the coding sequence CGAACCAGCCCCCGCAGCCGCCGAACCAGCCGCCCGCGGGCGGGTTCGGCGCGCCGCAGGAGCCCGCGCCCGGTGGCTTCGGTGCGCCTCCGCCGCTCCCGCCGACGCCTCCGCAGCAGCCCGCGGTCCCGCCGCAGCAGCCCGTGGCCCCGCCGCAGCCGCCGGCCGCCCAGCCCGGCTTCGGCGCCCCTGCACAGCCCGGGCAGCCCGGGCAGCCGAGCTACGGTTACCCGCAGCAGTCGTACGGCTATCCGCAGACCCCGCCGCCGGCGCCCGGCTACGGGTTCCCGCAGGGCGCGCACACCCCGCCGCCCGCCCCCATGGCCCCGGTCGGCGGAGGCCAGGGCACAGGCGGCAACGCCAAGCGCAACCAGCTGATGATCATCGGCGCGGCGGTCGTCGCGATCGCCGTGATCGTGGCCGGCGGCGTCTGGCTGGCCTCCGGCACCGACGGCGACGAGGGCGGGACCAAGCCCGTGGCCCAGGGCTCGCAGAGCCCCGGAGGCGAGGACAAGCCGGGCGGCTCCGGCGGTTCCGGCGGCTCCGAGAAGGCGACGGGCAAGACCCAGTCCAAGACCCTGATCAACGTCGAGCAGCCCAAGGTGCCCGCAGACCCCGACGGCGGCTACAACACCATCGGCACCCACGGCTCCTGGCTCACCGACTCGGTGTACGCCAAGTCGGACATCGCCAAGGTCGTCGGCTACAACCTGGACAACGGCAGCCAGAAGTGGACGATCCCGCTGCCGGCGCACATCTGCGCCGCCAGCCCGCAGTCCTCCGACAACAAGGCGGCCATCCTCTTCCAGGACTTCCTGCCGACCGCCGACAAGAAGTTCCCCAAGTGCAGCAAGGTCGGCGTCCTCGACCTCAACGCCGGGAAGCTGCTCTGGTCCGGCGACGCCAAGTCCACCACCGGCGGTGACGACAAGGTCTCCTTCGACGAGGTCACCGTCAGCGGCCAGACCGTCGCGGCGGGCGGCACCAACGGCGGCGCCGCCTGGAACCTCGCCGACGGCAAGGTCCTGTGGGAGCCCAAGGTCGACGGCCAGGGCTGCTTCGACATGGGCTACTCGGGTGACGCGAACGGCCTCGCCGTGCTCCGCAAGTGCGGCCGGATCGGCAACCAGACCCTGCACGCCCAGGTCCTGGACCCCACCACCGGCGCACCGAAGTACTCGTACAAGATGTCCCCGGGCATCGAGTGGGGCCAGATCATCTCCACCAAGCCGCTGGTCGTCGTCTCGAACGTCAACCGCAGCGCCCCGAACGCCACCGGCGTCAGCGACATCTTCGTGGTCGACGAGAGCGGCAACCTCAAGACCACCATCTCGCTCACCTCGGGCAACTACGACCCCAAGTGCAACAGCACCGACGTGCAGGAGTGCTCCAAGATCGTGGTCGGCAACGGCAAGGTCTACCTGCCGTCCATCGAGCACCAGGGCACGGGCAACGCCGGCGGGCCGCGGACGAACGAGATCCTCTCCTTCGACCTGAACACCGGCAAGCAGACCAACGACCGGGCCGACGCCGGCGAGCGGTACACGATGTGGCCGCTGCGCATGGACGGGTCGAACATCATCGCGTACAAGCGCCCGCCCTACGACAAGGGCGGCCAGATCGTCTCCATCGACGGCGCGACGATGAAGCAGACCGTGCTGATGGTCAACCCGGACGACAAGGACACCCGGAGGGCGGAGACCCAGTTCCTCCCGGGGTCGGAGTTCCGCTACAACAACGGCCGGCTGTTCATCGCCGACGACATCATCAGCAACTCGAGTTCGATCGAGAAGCAGTACCTCTTCGTCTCGTTCACCACGCACTGA